A single region of the Thermococcus zilligii AN1 genome encodes:
- a CDS encoding isoaspartyl peptidase/L-asparaginase family protein, with protein MAAIIVHGGAGTIKNEERIPKVLEGVREAVLTGWRELKRGSALDAVEEAVKVLEDNPLFNAGTGSVLTLDGRVEMDAAIMRGKTLEAGAVAGIWGVKNPISVARKVMEKTDHVLLAGEGAVKFARLLGFGEYNPVTEERLKQWEELRKKLIESGETTWKKLNELIKEYPEVLRSTVGAVAFDGEEVVAGTSTGGVFLKMFGRVGDTPIIGGGTYANEVAGASCTGLGEVAVKLALAKSATDFVRLGMDARAASEAAISLATRYFGPDTMGIIMVDSKGNVGFARNTKHMSYAFMKDGMDEPEAGI; from the coding sequence ATGGCCGCTATCATAGTCCACGGTGGCGCCGGGACGATAAAAAACGAGGAGCGCATCCCGAAGGTTCTCGAAGGTGTCAGGGAAGCCGTCTTAACCGGCTGGCGCGAGCTGAAGCGCGGTTCTGCTTTGGACGCCGTCGAGGAAGCCGTTAAAGTCCTCGAGGATAATCCTCTCTTCAACGCGGGAACGGGGAGCGTTTTAACTCTCGACGGAAGGGTCGAGATGGACGCGGCCATAATGCGCGGGAAAACGCTGGAAGCCGGTGCCGTTGCCGGAATCTGGGGGGTTAAGAACCCGATAAGCGTCGCCAGGAAGGTTATGGAGAAGACCGACCACGTCCTCCTCGCGGGGGAGGGGGCAGTTAAGTTCGCCCGCCTTTTGGGCTTCGGGGAGTACAACCCGGTAACGGAGGAGAGGCTGAAGCAGTGGGAGGAACTCAGAAAGAAGCTCATCGAGAGCGGGGAAACGACCTGGAAGAAGCTGAACGAGCTGATAAAGGAGTACCCCGAGGTTCTGAGGAGCACGGTCGGTGCGGTCGCCTTCGACGGTGAAGAGGTCGTTGCAGGCACTTCAACGGGCGGAGTTTTCCTCAAGATGTTCGGCCGCGTTGGGGACACGCCGATAATTGGAGGAGGAACCTACGCCAACGAGGTGGCCGGGGCTTCCTGCACTGGCCTCGGTGAGGTGGCAGTAAAGCTCGCCCTGGCCAAAAGCGCGACCGACTTTGTAAGGCTCGGCATGGACGCCCGGGCGGCCAGCGAAGCGGCAATAAGCCTCGCCACAAGATACTTCGGCCCGGACACGATGGGCATCATAATGGTTGACTCAAAGGGCAACGTCGGCTTCGCCAGGAACACGAAGCATATGAGCTACGCCTTCATGAAGGACGGCATGGACGAGCCGGAGGCTGGGATCTAG
- a CDS encoding DMT family transporter, protein MNGTALGVVAALASALCWATATILVKAGMRSRSPVAVNMIRLYAVSLMYLAVLIPAGGIGEILSSSPLYLAVAFVSAQFGFVIGDYFYFHALHRMGVSRTVPITSTYPLWTVLWASLFLGRRVSPRVYLGALLIVLAIIIVRRAEEEEHADPKGFVYALLTPVSWSIAITMMDWLTGHFNPLTLAGLRMFSAAIGVSVFLPAYRDELLSTDLRELALLSGAAFSGLLLGQFFFVYSTRAVGSQVSAPVSSINPLIASLMAVVFLKETPNRKILEGLALAILGILLVSTG, encoded by the coding sequence ATGAACGGGACAGCGCTCGGAGTGGTTGCCGCCCTGGCCTCGGCACTCTGCTGGGCGACTGCAACTATCTTAGTAAAGGCCGGGATGAGGTCCAGGAGCCCCGTGGCAGTTAACATGATCCGCCTCTACGCGGTTTCTCTTATGTACCTTGCTGTGCTAATCCCAGCGGGCGGAATAGGGGAGATACTCAGCTCGAGCCCCCTCTATCTTGCCGTTGCCTTCGTCTCGGCCCAATTTGGCTTTGTCATAGGCGATTACTTCTACTTCCACGCCCTCCACAGGATGGGCGTGTCAAGAACCGTCCCCATCACCTCTACCTATCCCCTGTGGACAGTCCTCTGGGCGTCGCTCTTCCTCGGGAGGAGGGTAAGCCCCAGGGTCTACCTGGGGGCTCTGCTGATAGTTTTGGCCATCATAATCGTCCGCAGGGCGGAGGAAGAAGAACATGCAGATCCTAAGGGCTTCGTATACGCTTTACTAACCCCCGTCTCCTGGAGCATAGCCATAACCATGATGGACTGGCTCACCGGGCACTTCAACCCCCTGACGCTGGCCGGCCTCAGGATGTTCTCCGCGGCCATAGGTGTTTCGGTTTTTCTCCCCGCTTACAGGGACGAGCTCCTCAGCACAGACCTGAGGGAGCTTGCCCTGCTCTCCGGGGCGGCCTTCAGCGGTCTCCTCCTCGGCCAGTTTTTCTTCGTCTACTCGACACGGGCCGTTGGCTCCCAGGTCTCGGCCCCGGTCTCGTCCATAAACCCGCTCATAGCCTCCCTTATGGCGGTGGTTTTCCTTAAGGAGACGCCGAACAGGAAGATACTCGAAGGGCTTGCACTTGCAATCCTGGGCATACTCCTCGTTTCAACGGGGTGA